The Chiloscyllium plagiosum isolate BGI_BamShark_2017 unplaced genomic scaffold, ASM401019v2 scaf_14352, whole genome shotgun sequence genome contains a region encoding:
- the LOC122546689 gene encoding extensin-like, whose protein sequence is MASPKVAGPSRTYAGVFICLARGEVTEGSFTVLHEGAAYRAFWPAGGVRCHLCRESTPQAPAPEAKPAAPNAPASGREGGERPAGQKAQRKTRRVKPAHGETTLSPSPEPSPRPTPPRHDNAPAAVPASPRRGTPDPQTPEPVPDPRPNDTTPTPHPDGETPRALTPGPGAPEPEPCPTQPRPGTNLGEATAVPPPATAVSPGPGEGTRPLPRPPSPDKPGVGGEVTRLALPTLATPPVFPQPFVFLERLGGGTPGPMATEAGGEGKAQKSPPVSLGKRHRPSEGRDCPAARRRCCPSPGDEPT, encoded by the exons gtgttcatttgcctggcccggggggaggtcaccgagggctcatTTACTGTCCTCCATGAGGGCGCGGCCTATCGCGCCTTCTGGCCGGCGGGcggcgtgcggtgccacctgtgccgcgag tcaacaccacaGGCCCCGGCACCGGAGGCTAAGCCAGCGGCTCCCAatgctccagcctctggcagggaggggggtgagcgtccggcAGGCCAGAAGGCGCAGAGAAAGACGCGACGCGTCAAGCCCGCCCatggggagaccaccctatccccttccccggaaCCTAGCCCACGACCTACCCCGccccggcacgacaatgcccctgcggccgtgccagcgTCGCCCCGGCGCGGGACCCCTGACCCTCAAACCCCCGAACCTGTACCTGACCCTCGCCCCAATGACACtacacccactccccaccccgatgGAGAAACCCCTCGGGCTTTAACACCTGGCCCGGGGGCCCCCGAGCCCGAGCCCTGCCCAACCCAGCCAcgccctggcactaacctgggggagGCCACCGCTGTTCCGCCTCCTGCAACGGCCGTGTCTCCGGGCCCCGGAGAGGGAACTAGGCCCCTGCCCCGCCCACCCTCACCTGATAAacccggggtggggggggaagtgACACGGCTGGCCCTCCCCACCTtggccacgccccctgtcttcccccagccgTTCGTATTcctggaaaggctggggggagggacccCGGGCCCCATGGCCACCGaggcgggcggggaggggaaggcccagAAATCCCCcccggtctctctggggaagaggcaccGGCCCTCGGAGGGAAGGGACTGTCCTGCAGCGCGCCGGCGGTGCTGCCCCTCTCCGGGGGACGAACCTACG